The genomic window TCGATCACTACATTCGGAGCGCGACCGGCACGCGTCGAGGAACCTTCAAGTAACGTGGTTACAGATGCCTTTATCGAGGTTAATGGAGTGCGAAGGTCGTGGGTGACTGCGTCGAGCAAAGCTGATTTTAATTGCTCGCTTTGCCTTAGAGCCTCCGCTTCGCTCGCCTGCTTGAAAGCAACCTTAAGCTCCTGATACAGGCGTTCGATCTCCCTTCGACGCATTTCTGATTCGTCCGTGCGCCTCCTTGCGTAAGCAGATAGTTGGCCGGCGATGACAGCCGTGATCAGGAAAGCCCCTAAAGCAACCCAATTTTGCGGGTCTGAGATGGTGAGAGCAAAAATGGGTGGTAGGAAGAAGTAATTGAAAAAAACGACGCCGATCCCCGCTGCGACTAATGCCGGGTACGTGCCGAACAAAGTGGCAACCGAAAGAACGACGATCAGTAGGGAAAGTGCAACCGTCGTCGTGTTTATGGTCTCACGAAACGGAGCCAACGCCGCGGTGATCGCGACCATACCGGCAATCGCCGCGAAATAGCCGCGCAGTTCCTTTATGTGCGTCGGTCGCTTCATAATGAATAGATCATGGTTTGCCCGCTCCGAGAATGTAAATGACTGCGAATCGGACCACTAAATCGATCTGCGATCCCGCGATCTTCATAGCAGTTTCAAATCATACTGATCCGTTCGTGCATCATCAACCATTTGCTAATCGAGATCACCGGTGAGAAACAATTGGGAAATCGCATTGTACTTAGTGATGCACTCTTTCCGTCGAAACATTGTGTCGTTATCGACCGAGCAAGTTCAGCGTTGGTCGAACAATGCTAAAGACCTTAATCCACCGTCCACGCAGACAACAACGGATGAAAACTATGAAGTGCCGGAACGAAAAACGTGCCGCCGACACGCGATCGAAAGGTCGGATGGTGCTGAGGGCGGGAATCGAACCCGCACGCCCCTAAGGACACGGGATTTTAAGTCCCGGGCGTCTACCAATTCCGCCACCCCAGCACGTTTCAGAGATTATCACGTCGCCATAGGCTTCGACAAAAGCCTGTTGTCCGGCGATATGGTAAACTTAGCTTTACGTGTCGTTATGGGTAACCTGTTGTGGATCGTTTGGCTTGTGCTTGGCATTGCGCTGATCGTCGCTGAGATATTCACGCTTGGCTTCGTGCTGTTCTGGTTCGGGGTCGGTGCGATCGCTGCGATGGTAATGAGCCTATTCGGATTTGGCCTTGGTTGGCAGTTCGTTACATTTGCCGTCGTGTCCACCTTTCTGACGATACTTTCGCGAACCATTTTCGTATCCTACCTGCCGCAGAGCGGCGGCGGAATTAAAACGGGTGTTGACGCGCTTCCCGGACAGATAGGCACCGTTTCATCCGCAAGCCAAGGAGCGTTAAAGGAAGGTGCTGTAAGGGTTTACGGCTCTGTTTGGACCGCATTTCCGATCGATGACGAGGATATTCTGACCGAAGGCGAAAAGGTCGAGGTCGTCGAGGTACGCGGCTCATCGATCTATGTGCGGCCGGTTCGAAAGGAACTGCCGGGCTGGCGCTAGAAACGCACTATTGCCAAAGGTTCAAAGTATCTCTGCTGTATCTTGCTCCGCCGTATCGTGGATGCCGCCAAGTTCGAGGAATTCGAGCTTGACCTCTTCACCTTCCGGTTCAGGCAGGTCTTCGCCCTTAAACCTCGCAATAATAACGGTAATATTGTCTTCACCGCCGTTCTCGTTCGCTTTCTGTACAAGATCGACGCATGCATTTTGTAATGCGTCGATGTTCTCGGCAATAGCGTGCTGCATATCCGCTGCCGTAACCTTATTGGAAAGGCCGTCGCTGCACAGTAAAAATACATCGCCATTGTGAGGAGTAACCCTGACCGAGACCGGATAGATCTCATTCTGGGCGCCGAGGGCCTGCAGAATGACATTCTTTAATGAGTGTGTCTCAGCCTCTTCGGGTGATATTTGCTGAGCATCAATGAGCTGCTGCACTAGCGACTGGTCTTTTGTAACCTGATAGATCTTACCGCTTCTGACCAAATAGGCCCGGCTGTCGCCGACCTGAATAATATCCGCTGCGTTCGGCGTTACGCCCAATCCGGTAAAGGTGGCTCCCATTCCTTGATACTGCGGCTCAGAGCGGCCTTGATCGTGTATGAGGAGGTTTGCATTCACGGTTGCATCGTAGAGTTTTATGATCAGGTGATGATCTTGATTGTCAGGCGTGATCGTCTCATCAACCGAAACATCAAGCATCCGTTCGCTTACGCTCTCGACGGCCATAGTACTAGCGACCTCGCCCGCAAGTGCGCCGCCCATACCGTCGGACACGGCAATGACGATGCCGTTATCGTCAACCGTAAAACTCTGCGATTCGATGACGAACTCGCTGTCGTCCTGCGAGCTGGTCCAGAGTTTTTCCTCGCCGATATTGAGCAGGAGATAATTATCCTCGTTGCCCTTACGTACTCGGCCGACATGCGACGTCGCGTGGACTTCTACAGTGAACATAGTTGCATGCACGAGTTTATCTTCTCGCGAAACATCATTCAAGAACCTAACTTAATGCCTGATCCAGATCGGTGATTATATCCTCAATATCCTCGATGCCGACAGAGATGCGTACAAGCCCGTCAGTTATGCCAAGGCTCCGTCGTTTCTCTTCCGGTACGGAAGCGTGCGTCATTGACGCCGGATGCGATATAAGCGTTTCGACACCTCCGAGGCTTTCGCCGAGAGTACAAAGTTTGACGGACTCAAGAACTTTTTTTGCGTTAGCAAGTGAACCGGTCTCAAACGACACCATTCCTCCGAAGCCTGACTGCTGGCGTTTTGCAAGCTCATGCTGCGGGTGCGAGACAAGGCCGGGATAATAGACCTTTTCGACCTTCGGGTGCTCGGTAAGAAAATTAGCCACGACACGTCCGTTACGGTCGTGAGCCTCCATTCTGACCGCAAGTGTTTTCGTACCGCGAAGCACGAGGAACGAATCGAAGGGCGACAGGATAGCACCTATACTGTTCTGCACGAATGCTATCCACTCAGCATCCTTTTCATCGCTTAGAGCGACGAAACCGCCGACACTGTCGCTGTGGCCGTTCAAATATTTTGTCGTCGAGTGAACTACGATATCAACGCCGTGTTCGATCGGGCGTTGGAAGTATGGCGACATAAAGGTGTTGTCGCAAACGACCCTGGCGCCGTGAGCGTGAGCAACGCCCGAAACGGCCGCAAGATCGGTTACGGACATAACCGGATTGGTCGGCGTCTCGACAAAGAGCATTTTCGTGTTCGGCTTGAAAGCACCGTCGATGCCTTCCGCATCGGTCGTATCGACGAGATCGAACTCGATACCGTAATTTGTGAGCACTTTGTTAAAGAGCCTGAACGTCCCGCCGTATGTGTTATCGCCAAGCAGAACATGGTCACCCGCTTTTACGAGCTTCAGCACAGTGTCGATCGCTGCCATCCCCGACGCGAATGCATAGCCGAACTTCGCTCCCTCTAGCGCAGCGATATTCTTTTCAAGTGCGGTTCGCGTCGGATTCTGAGTACGTGCGTATTCAAAGCCTTTATGGCGGCCAAGACCTTCTTGGGCATAGGTCGATGTCTGGTAGATCGGGACGCTGACCGCACCTGTCGTAGGATCGGGTTCATTTCCCGCGTGAATGGCCTTTGTTGAAAAACCCATAAGTAAGAAGCCTATATTTTAGCCTATTTATACCTTTGCCCGCTATTCACGCCTTAGGAATATCACTCTAATTATTGCCGTCGCATCAAACATTTATTATTCTATAGTTATCATAAGTCGTACTAATGGACATCAATCAACTAGAGGTCATCTTAACCGTTGCAAGGGAGCGAAGCTTTTCGAGAGCCGCTGAGGTATTGGGCCGTTCGCAGCCCGCTATCAGCCAAGCAGTGTCGCGACTGGAAGATCAGCTTGGCGAGGTGCTCTTTGATCGATCGTCCAAGGACGGAACGCTAACGCCGGCGGGAGAGGTCCTTTGCGAGCATGCTGTCGAAATGCTGAACATTCGCCGCGATGCGTTGGAGGCCCTTCGCGAGATGCGGCTGCTTCGACGCGGCAAGGTCAGAATAAGTGCGAATGAACACACTGTCTTTTTCCTGCTGCCCGTTATCGATAAATTCCTTGCAGAGCATCCTGACATCAAGATCGAGGTCAAACGCGGTGTTGCGAGCCGGATACCAAAGGCGATAACTGCACGCGAGGCTGAACTCGGCGTCATCTCCTTCACGCCGGACGATGATACGATCAACTCGATCGAGGTCGTAACGGACGAACTCGTCCTCGTGGTTGCTCCTGACCACCATTTGGCCGGAGGCAAGCAGGTGTCGATCGCCGAACTCGGCAGTGAATCGTTCATCGCTCACAATGCCGCGTCGCCATACAGGCAAAAGGTGATAACTGCGTTTGAAAAGCACAAGACCCCGCTGAATATCTCGGTCGAGTTGCCGTCGCTTGAGGCGATCAAGCGGCTGGTCGAACGCGGTGTCGGCGTTGCATTGATCCCGAGGCTGACTGCTGAGAGCGAGATCAACGCCGGTATCCTCTCCGCACTGACGGTACCGGAAATGAGGCTGGAAAGGACGTTGAACGTCATCTACAGGCGGAACACTTCACTGTCGGCAGCGGCCGAGGCATTCCTTGAAGTTTGCCGCGGCCTGCAAAGCGAAAGACCGTCTGTACGCCGAAAGGCTTTTTAGGTTACACTCAGTAGGGTTCGAATTTCACTTAGAACAAAACTACCGAGAGGTTTACAAATGAGCGAGAATGAAGTCGGCGACCGCCCATCCGAAAGTGAGCGTCGCGATTCCTACCGAAAAAAACTCATTGTTGACGTCCGCTTTGAGGGCGGCGACGGAACAGGCATTGCCAACACACGCGACATCGGTGTAGGCGGCCTTTACATGACGACGGCAGCACCGCTGGACATTGGCGACCCGCTGTTGATGACGATCAGCATTCACGGACGTGAACTGCGGCTCAGAGGCGTGGTCGTCTATACGGATCCGGGGCAAGGTGTGGGTGTGAGGTTCCGAGACATCTCGGATGCCGACCTCGCTGCCCTCCACACTGAGATAGCTGACAATTAGAGGTTAAAAAGGGGTATGTTCGATCAATTTACGCTGGGCATCGAAGAGGAATTCCAGATAGTCGATCCGGAAACTCGTGAGCTTCGATCGCACGTTGCCGAAATGCTGGATGAAGGCAGGCTGCTGCTTGGTGAGAAGATCAAACCGGAGATGATCCAATCGATGATCGAGGTCGGCACCGGCGTCTGTGCGAACATACAGGAAGCCCGCGAGGATATCTCGAAACTCCGCTGTATCATCTCCGAACTCGCCGGCCGCAAAGGCCTGAAGATCGTTGCCGCATCGACACACCCTTTCTCTAAGTGGTCTGAACAGAAGATCTATGAAGGCGACCGTTACAAGATACTTGTTGACGAGCTTCAAATGGTCGCCCGCTCGCTCCTTATTTTCGGTTTACACGTTCACGTGGGCGTACCCGATGTCGAGCGCCGCATTCACATAATGAATGCCGCAAGGTATTTCCTGCCGCATGTGCTCGCGATGTCCACCTCATCGCCGTTCTGGCTCGGACACAACACGGGCCTTAAGTCGTACCGCTCCGAGGTGTTCAAGAAATTTCCGCGCACGGAGGTGCCCGACTACTTCCAGTCGTATTCTCAGTATCAGGCTTATGTCGATCTGCTTGTAAAGATGAATTGTATCCCCGACGGATCGAAGATCTGGTGGGATGTACGCCCGCACTATAAGTTCCCTACGCTCGAATTCCGTGTCTGCGATATCCCGACACGGGTCGATGACACCATCGCGATCGCTGCCCTATTTCAGGCCATCGTTGCAAAACTGCATCTGCTCATAGACGCGAACCTCGGTTTCCGGCTTTATCCGCGCCGGCTGATACTTGAGAACAAATGGCGGGCGATCCGTTACGGGCTTGACGGCAAACTTCTCGATCTCGGCAAGCAGAAGGAAGTGCCGGTCAAGGATCTGATACACGAGCTTCTTGAGTTTGTCGATGAGGTTGTCGATCCGCTCGGTTCGCGAAAAGAGATCGAGCACATCTACACCATACTCGACCGCGGCACATCTGCCGACGATCAGATCCGTATCTTTGAGGAATCAGGCGGCAACTTTGAGGCCGTCGTTGATATGCTGATCACGAACACGATGGAAAATGTGCCTAACCCGTGCTTTTAGCGGGACGAACATTTGCTGCCGCTCAACTGTCTGACCGGCTTGTGCTGTGCTGAAGTGCAAGTTCAAGGAAATTCTCGAACAAGATGCGGCCGTCGCGGCTCTTATTCTGATGCTCCCACCGCGTCGGGTTCTTGTGCCAGTCCTCAAATGATTTTTCCAGATGGAACTGGACGCAGTAGATCATCTGCCCGTCTGTGCGTTTGACCATCATCTGATTCTTACAAAGGTACGACGTCGCAAGGAGCTTGAAGCCATCAGGCACACCCTCGACCTGGATGCCGTGATTCTGCCACACGCGCAGGATATTGTCCTTTTTTGTGTACTCCTGCCAAACACCGCTGCGCTCATCGTCATTTCCCGCAAAGATCGGATCCGTCTTATCGACGATCTTTACAAAGCGGTATTGATATTCCACCACGCGGCCGTCCCGCTTCTCTGCCGGGTCAAGCTTGTCAAGTGTCGTCAATTCAGCACCGTAAGCAAGGCCGACAAGCTGGTGTGCGCCGCAAATGGCAAGCACGGGTATCTTCGTCGAGTGGATGAACTCCGTGAACTTTTTGATATGCTCGGGATTATAGTAGTCAAAGTCCGCGTATGTGCCCGACATAACGATCGCGTTCGGGCGAAACCGCTCCGCTGCTTCAGCGATCTCCGACAGATGAACGGTCAGCGTTTTCGGGTTCTTTACAAGCCGGATAACGTTTCGTGCGATATTGTCGCAAGCCATTGACGACACGGAGCGCTCAAACTCGAGCTTTGCATGGAGCGACTCGCCCCACTCCTCGCGCGCAAGGTCGGACAGGTCAGACTCGTAGCGCAGCAGATCGTTAACGATCAGCACCTTCGAGTGGCTGATCTGCTTCTCGATCGGCTCGTACTGGCAGAAAGTACTGTTATTGTAAGGGAACGGAAGGTTCTCAGTTTCCGCCGCCTTAGATATCCTGTCGTACATATCAACCTAACCTATGCGGGCGATGCACCGCCGCGCATCCAAGTATTATACCATTCCCGGCGTCTTGGTAAAGAGTGCTAGGGCCTCCCGGCATAGCGATCGCTCGCCTTCGTATCAAATTGCGGAACCTCTTCACCCGCTCCGATAGCATAAAATTCAGAGCGGAGATGTTTAAGTACCCGTCCGCGAAACCGTTTCATCGCCGCCGGTGCGAGACTTACTGAAGCCTCATCGATCATAAGTATCAGCCGCTGCCATGCGGTTTCGAGTTCGTCGGCAATGACCGAAACCTTTGTGATGTTATACGGAACGGCGAACTCCCGGACGCCGATCCGAACGAACACACGCAAATAACGCGCCGCCGCAAGGTCCGGGCACGAGATGCGGCGTTTGCCTACCCTTAATTCGATACCTAACAGTGTGTATTGGATGGCCGGAGAATTCTCCCGCTCGGGAATGTCGAGGACGATGCGGCGAGTCCGCTGAGAATGTACTTTTGAGAGGTAAAGGCTCGGCAGCCACTCACTGCCGAGCCCGGAACGTAACAATGCGATCGGATCCATGCCGCGAAACCGGACTATTTCTCGGCCCTCACCGATATCTGTGCAGGCGAGGTTGAGAAACGCTTGATAACGCGGTCGCCAAAGAGTCCGAAATAGAATATGCCTATAACTGCAGCGATCAGTGCTGCCGCCAGAGCAGGCGTCATCTTTGGCGTACGCCATTCCGAAACGCGTTCCTTAAAGAACATCACCACGACGACGCGAAGGTAATAATACGCCGAGATCGCCGTGTTGATCACCGCAACGACAACCATGGCCGTTACGAGTACATTGCCGGCTTCCAGAGCCGGCCGGAATACGAGAACCTTGCCGACAAAGCCCGCCGTGAGCGGCATTCCGAGCAGCGAAAGCAGGAACAGCGAAAGCGAGAATGACAGCTCGGGCGAGCGGAAACCGATACCGTGATAATCTTCGATATCGGCGCGCCGGTCGTTCTTTTGACCTATTAGCGTAATGATCGCAAACGCTCCGAGGTTCGTGATCGCATAGGTCAGCATATAGAAGGCAACGGCAGCGATCGCCTCATCGCGTGCGGCTTGGGTCTTTGCAAGGCCTGCACCTACAAAACCGACAAGCGTATAGCCTGCATGCGCGATAGATGAATATGCGAGCATTCGCTTGATATTCGACTGCAGGATAGCAGCAACGTTTCCAACGGTCATTGTTAGGATCGCAAGCACAGAAATGCCCGTGATCCACGATTCGTGCAGATAGGATGAGACGTTGATACCGGCGATGAGCGGAAAACCGAGAACGAATATCCGCAGGAACGACGCAAAAGCTGCCGCCTTTGGCCCGGCAAGCATAAATGCCGTAACAGGCGAAGGTGCTCCCTCATATACGTCCGGTGTCCACACATGGAACGGAGCCATTGCAACCTTAAAACCGAATCCGACGATCATCAACGCACCGCCGACGAGCATCAGCGCAGGAAAATTGGGATCTGACATCTTTGCCGCGATCTGCGTGAGATTGGTTGTTGCGGTAGCACCGTAAACGAGAGCCATTCCATAAAGGAGGAATGCAGAAGCGAACGAACCAAGGAAGAAATACTTCATCGCAGATTCGTTCGACTTGAGATCGCCGCGGCGAAGACCTGCCATCACATAGGTCGATATCGAAAGCGTCTCAAGCCCGAGAAAGATCACGACCAGATCGTTGCCGGCCGACATCATCATCATGCCGAAGGTCGCGAACATCAGCAGAGCGTGATACTCGCCGACCGGTATCTTTTCGTTCTCAGTCCATACGGTCGAAACAAGGATGGTCATTGCCGTAACGAACAAAAAGACGAACGAGAAGCTGAGGCGCAGGTTGTCCGTTGCGATCATGCCGTTCCATGAGGTCGCAGGCACGGTTCCGCCCCACATCATAGCCAGGAAGATGCCCGAAGTGAACAGAGCAATTATCGAAATGGCCCCCGTCACGCCGCGCTGCTTGGGGAAAAAGCAGTCGTAGAGCATCACTACGATACCCGCAGCGGCGACGATCAATTCCGGCAGAATGATCGAGATGTTCGGGTCGGGGGTCAAAAGTTCTGAGATCATCAAAATACTCATCTAAATAAATCTCTCTGCGTCAATTCTCGGTTATTTTTCCGCGACCGTACCGCCGGCCTGCTGCATCACGTGCACTTCGATCGCCTTGACGCTGTCAACCGTCCTGCTGAGGAACGGCTTGGGATAAACTCCCATATAAACCATCAGGAACAGCAGCGGTATCATCAAGCCTATCTCACGCCACGAAAGGTCAGTTACTACACGGTTCTCTTCGCGTGTAACCTTTCCGAAGAAAACACGCTGCACGAGCCAAAGGAGATAAACCGCGGCCAAAATAACACCTATACATGCCCACATCGCCGCAAAATAATTCCAATTCACAGGGCCGGAAGATGAAAGGACCTGCGAATCGAACATACCGATCATTACAAGGAATTCGCCGATAAATCCGTTCAGGAACGGCAATCCGATCGAGGACATTGTTGTAATGACCATAAAGGTCGCGAAAATCGGCATCGGCGTAGCAAGGCCGCCGAGCTTATCGATCTCACGCGTATGCCGCCGTTCATAGATAAATCCGACAAGGATGAAGAGTGCTCCGGTCGAGACACCGTGATTGAGCATCTGATAGATCGCGCCCTGCATTCCCATTTCGGTAAATGAGAACATTCCGAGAACGATGAAGCCCATGTGTGCGACCGATGAATAGGCAACCAGCCGTTTCCAATCCGGCTGCACCATTGCAACCAGCGCACCGTAAATGATGCCGATGACCGCGAGGATTATAAAAAGCCATGCCCACTCGCGGCTCTGTTCGGGGAACAGAGCGAAGTTGAAACGCATCAGCCCGTATGTTCCCATCTTGAGAAGTATTGCGGCAAGGATGACGGAGCCGGCGGTCGGAGCCTCGGTATGAGCGTCCGGAAGCCATGTATGCAGCGGAAATATCGGAACCTTGATCGAGAACGCAAGAGCGAATGCCAGGAAAAGCAGCGTACCGGCCGTCGCCATCGGGCCGGCAAAGCTCATTTGGCCGCCTTTCAGAGCCTGCGTAATGGCGACAAGATCGAACGTACCGTGAAAGCCCGTCTGATCGGCATAAATGTAATACAGCGAGATTATAGCAACGAGCATCAGCAGGCTGCCGACACCTGTGAAAATAAAGAATTTCAGCGCCGCATAGATGCGGTTATTGCCGCCCCAAACGCCGATGAGAAAGAACATCGGTATAAGCGAAGCCTCGAAGAACAGGTAAAAAACAAGCAGGTCGAGCGATACGAATACGCCGAGCATAGCGGATTCGAGCAAGAGCATGAACGCATAGAATGCGGTCTGCTTTTTCTCGACGGCATTCCATGCCGCCAACACGGAGATCGGCATGATGAACGTCGTCAAAAGGACAAGCCAGAAGCTGAGGCCGTCAACGCCGACATGATAATTGGTATTGATCGCACTGATCCACGGCACGTTCTGCTCGAAGATGTAGCCCCCGGACGGCAATGCCGTACCGAACATCGTCAAAGAAATGAGGAAATTCGCGAGCGTAACGCCCAAAGCGAGCCACTTCAAATGGCCCTCCTTTCCCCAGAACATCTGATGAGCGATCATCAGCAACGTTCCGACCACAGGCAGAAGGATCAGGATAGTCAAAAGATTTTCGGTGATAAGACCCATACTAACCGACCAGCTTTAATCCGTAATAAATAAAGTAACCGACGACGACGACGGCTCCGAAGACTATCACCGCAGCATAACTGCGAATGTAGCCGACCTGAACGGAGCGAACGGCGTTGCCTAGTTCTACCGCAAAATGGCCAATGCCGTTGACGATGCCGTCAATAAATCCGACGTCAAACCCTTTCCAAAGCCCTTCGCGCGACAGCGTCGTAAGCGGATCGACAAAATAGCCGTTGTAGAGTTCGTCAACACGCCATTTGTCCTCGAGTATCTTCGGCAGCTTCCTCAGGGGCGTCTTTGCGAATAACAGCCAACCAGCGACGATGCCGGCAACGGCCAAAATGACCGAAAGTACAGCGAGCTTTCGTTCCGCAGAAACTTCCTCGGCGGAGTGGTGCACCTCAGACGCCGCAGCAGCCGCATTGTGTTCGCCGCCCGCAGCCGGCGCCTCGTGTCCGGCATTCGGCCCTACCTTTGCGATCACCGGTTCGAGGACGCGTTCAAAGACGTTCATGTCCTTGGCTCCGAACATCGAACTCATCGCATACGGAACGCCGACAAGCCCGCCGATGGTCGAAAGTACCGCAAGGACAATGAGCGGCGCTGTCATCAACCAATGCGACTCATGCGGCTTAAAATCGGCAGGGAGCGGATGATGCTCCTCATCATCGGCAGAAGCGTGCTGACCTTCGATCTTGTTATGATAACGCTCCTCGCCAAAGAAGGTCATCGCCATAAGACGCGTCATATACACGGCAGTAAGCACCGCCGTAATGAGGCCGACGATCCATAGAACATAATTCCAGCCTTCCGGCAGTCCGCTTGCCGAAAAGGTGCGATAAAGGATCTCATCCTTTGAGAAAAAGCCGGCCCATATCGGTATGCCGCAGATCGCAAGCCAAGCCGTTCCCATCGTGATATACGTGATCGGCATATACTTGCGTAGATTGCCCATTTTGCGCATATCCTGCTCGTGATGCATTCCTGTAATGACCGAGCCTGAGCCAAGGAACAAGAGCGCCTTGAAGAAAGCGTGCGTCATCACATGAAATATCGCCGAGATGAACGCACCGACGCCGCAGGCAAGGAACATATAACCGAGCTGAGAAACGGTCGAATAAGCGAGAACCTTTTTGATGTCGTTCTGAGCGAGGCCGATCGAAGCGGCAAATATCGCCGTACCACAGCCGATCAAGGCGACGATGAACATCGCCGTCGGCGCATTCTGATATATCGCGTTGCAGCGTACTACCATATAGACACCGGCCGTAACCATTGTCGCTGCGTGGATAAGCGCCGAGACGGGT from Chloracidobacterium sp. includes these protein-coding regions:
- the nuoL gene encoding NADH-quinone oxidoreductase subunit L, which translates into the protein MNENNLLSLVIFAPLAGAVINWLIGGKLRNELFSGVVACAAIFVSCAVALYIAFVAGGGAMFAAQPTFDHLWTWVQAGDFRADFGLAMDHLSAIYASFITFVGLLIHIFATGYMKGDSGFYRFFAYLNLFMFSMLTLILADNILLMFVGWEGVGLCSYLLIGYYFTKDEARRAAKKAFVMNRIGDWGVLIGIFLIFTLTGSMSFYDKTVDGVHVASALNVIAQMSADPFSWQSIFAGGITSAAVLLFIGATGKSAQIPLFTWLPDAMAGPTPVSALIHAATMVTAGVYMVVRCNAIYQNAPTAMFIVALIGCGTAIFAASIGLAQNDIKKVLAYSTVSQLGYMFLACGVGAFISAIFHVMTHAFFKALLFLGSGSVITGMHHEQDMRKMGNLRKYMPITYITMGTAWLAICGIPIWAGFFSKDEILYRTFSASGLPEGWNYVLWIVGLITAVLTAVYMTRLMAMTFFGEERYHNKIEGQHASADDEEHHPLPADFKPHESHWLMTAPLIVLAVLSTIGGLVGVPYAMSSMFGAKDMNVFERVLEPVIAKVGPNAGHEAPAAGGEHNAAAAASEVHHSAEEVSAERKLAVLSVILAVAGIVAGWLLFAKTPLRKLPKILEDKWRVDELYNGYFVDPLTTLSREGLWKGFDVGFIDGIVNGIGHFAVELGNAVRSVQVGYIRSYAAVIVFGAVVVVGYFIYYGLKLVG